Proteins encoded within one genomic window of Panacibacter microcysteis:
- the panD gene encoding aspartate 1-decarboxylase, which translates to MQIEILKSKVHRATITEANLNYVGSLTLDEDLMAGANLIENEKVQVVNVNNGSRLETYIIKGKRGSGTVCLNGPAARQGAVGDIVIIISYATMDFEAAKTFKPSIVFPKEGNKL; encoded by the coding sequence ATGCAAATAGAAATACTTAAATCAAAAGTGCACAGGGCAACCATTACCGAAGCCAACCTTAACTATGTTGGCAGCCTGACACTTGACGAAGACCTGATGGCCGGCGCGAACCTTATTGAAAATGAAAAAGTGCAGGTTGTAAACGTTAACAATGGCTCCCGCCTGGAAACTTACATTATAAAAGGTAAACGCGGCAGCGGAACAGTTTGCTTAAACGGCCCCGCAGCAAGACAGGGTGCTGTTGGCGATATAGTTATCATTATCTCGTATGCCACCATGGATTTTGAAGCAGCAAAAACCTTCAAACCTTCCATCGTTTTTCCAAAAGAAGGTAACAAGCTCTAG
- the panC gene encoding pantoate--beta-alanine ligase, whose amino-acid sequence MILFKKEKDLKPELKRLQNQGKTIAFAPTMGALHNGHLELIRAGKLAGHTTVVSIFINPTQFNDKKDFEKYPVTIEQDIKLLVESGTDILFLPSVAEMYPDGLEALSRYDLGDLENLLEGHYRPGHFQGVCNVMHRLLKKIEPQHLYMGQKDYQQCMVVQKLIADFQLPVQFHVVPTIREESGLAMSSRNTRLSQNARENAVAIYHAHVYVKNNLLKLSLRDLKDNAKKQLKAAGFTEIDYIEICDAHTLQPVQAYHEDQQLVILTAAFTEGVRLIDNMLLN is encoded by the coding sequence ATGATTTTATTTAAAAAAGAAAAGGATTTAAAGCCAGAACTGAAGCGACTTCAAAACCAGGGTAAGACCATCGCTTTTGCACCAACAATGGGCGCCCTGCACAACGGGCACCTGGAATTGATAAGAGCAGGCAAACTGGCCGGCCACACAACAGTGGTAAGTATTTTTATTAACCCAACCCAGTTCAACGATAAAAAAGACTTTGAAAAATACCCCGTAACAATAGAGCAGGATATAAAACTGCTTGTTGAATCGGGCACCGATATTTTATTCCTTCCTTCAGTTGCCGAAATGTACCCCGATGGCCTGGAAGCCTTGTCCCGCTATGATCTTGGCGACCTTGAAAATTTACTGGAGGGGCATTACCGCCCGGGCCATTTCCAGGGCGTTTGTAATGTAATGCACAGGCTGCTTAAAAAAATTGAGCCCCAACATTTATATATGGGTCAAAAAGACTACCAGCAATGTATGGTGGTGCAAAAACTCATTGCAGATTTTCAGTTACCGGTACAATTTCATGTAGTGCCTACTATACGCGAAGAAAGCGGGCTTGCTATGAGCAGCCGTAACACACGTTTGTCACAAAACGCAAGAGAAAACGCAGTTGCCATTTACCACGCTCACGTGTACGTAAAAAACAATTTGTTAAAACTTTCTTTGCGCGACTTAAAGGATAACGCCAAAAAGCAGTTAAAAGCCGCAGGTTTTACAGAAATTGATTACATAGAGATATGCGATGCCCACACATTGCAGCCCGTGCAGGCATACCACGAAGATCAGCAACTGGTAATATTAACCGCTGCCTTTACAGAAGGTGTAAGACTGATTGATAATATGTTGCTTAACTAA
- a CDS encoding glycogen/starch synthase produces MSTKKRILFIATEMSPYLELTEFAEVVNKLAIKSNDSGLEVRCIMPRFGVINERRHRLHEVVRLSGINVSVDNDDYPLQIKVASLPNARLQVYFLDNEDFFKRKQIFEDEGEKWFDDNDLRTIFFCKGALETVKKFGWPPDIIHCSGWMTGLIPMYIKTAYKREPVFSHSKIIFTIGENTFKGKLGSSFAQKAGMNTVIKEKELEVFKDATNTALFRGGATYADAITFGAEKVDKKLAEEFAKVKGKKVLPFGGWDTDLTEYLELYNELASK; encoded by the coding sequence ATGTCAACAAAGAAAAGAATTTTATTTATTGCAACGGAAATGTCTCCATACCTGGAGCTTACTGAATTTGCAGAGGTAGTGAACAAACTTGCAATAAAAAGTAATGACTCTGGTCTGGAAGTAAGGTGTATCATGCCCAGGTTTGGTGTTATCAATGAAAGAAGGCATCGTTTACATGAAGTGGTCAGGCTTTCAGGTATCAATGTGTCGGTAGATAACGACGATTACCCTCTACAAATTAAAGTAGCCTCATTGCCAAATGCACGTCTGCAGGTTTACTTTCTTGACAATGAAGATTTCTTTAAGCGTAAACAGATATTTGAAGACGAAGGAGAAAAATGGTTTGATGATAATGATCTGCGTACCATTTTCTTTTGCAAAGGAGCATTGGAAACAGTTAAGAAATTTGGCTGGCCGCCAGACATCATACATTGCAGCGGCTGGATGACAGGCCTGATACCTATGTACATAAAAACGGCCTATAAAAGAGAGCCCGTTTTCAGCCACAGCAAAATTATCTTCACAATAGGCGAGAATACATTCAAAGGAAAGCTCGGCAGTTCTTTTGCCCAGAAAGCCGGTATGAACACGGTAATTAAAGAAAAAGAACTCGAGGTATTCAAAGATGCAACCAATACGGCGCTTTTCCGTGGCGGTGCAACGTATGCAGATGCAATAACCTTTGGTGCCGAAAAAGTTGACAAGAAACTGGCAGAAGAATTCGCCAAAGTAAAAGGCAAAAAGGTTTTACCATTCGGTGGATGGGACACTGATTTAACAGAGTATTTAGAATTGTATAACGAGCTTGCGTCTAAGTAA
- a CDS encoding DUF4270 family protein: MKKLLPLFAILACAIVTIFSCTKIVNTEIGGDLLPPIDGVNTKEMFLTISTKNIKDTITKVGYGIPNALGYVNDGIFGKTTASINLELKPASYPVVFPVSKDSLFIDSVVLVLSYSGVWGDTTQQLGMRVYKIKNNDPSVDVLRADTTYDTNYETPRGDELTENFAEASVDIRKLNDSIYPRNEAAINQLRIRLDKSYGLELLKNYDTTSTGAYHNDSLFERTFKGYQIVPSQKGNALVRINILDTNTKLAIYYNYLKRDTAGGVRDTVVKYFNTNQYSNRTGSSNNIKHDRNGTDIPKFLPANNDKSDSLLFVDANPGIYTRLLMDSLSGLSNRIIHRAEIIMEQVPGNPVEDGWLTPPALFLTPISYGGDSTPRFALPYDVTISNGVIVNQATFGCYPLKKTDPVTQQSIYYYSFDVSRYVQNVISRGDSTFPLILYAPSNDFVYLTESSIYTAYTGTSSGPLNTPAIGRVRLGGGNHSAHRMRLHIVYSDIQ; the protein is encoded by the coding sequence GTGAAGAAACTACTCCCGTTATTTGCTATACTGGCGTGTGCCATCGTTACCATATTTTCCTGCACCAAAATCGTAAATACAGAAATTGGCGGAGATCTTTTGCCACCCATAGATGGGGTGAATACAAAAGAAATGTTTCTTACCATCTCTACCAAAAACATAAAAGATACGATTACAAAAGTGGGTTATGGTATCCCTAATGCACTTGGGTATGTAAATGATGGCATCTTCGGAAAAACCACGGCTTCCATAAACCTTGAGTTAAAGCCTGCATCATATCCTGTAGTATTCCCGGTTAGCAAAGACAGTTTATTTATAGATTCAGTAGTCCTTGTTTTAAGTTATAGTGGTGTATGGGGCGATACCACGCAGCAACTTGGTATGCGTGTTTACAAGATCAAAAACAATGACCCGTCTGTAGATGTTTTAAGGGCCGACACGACTTACGATACAAATTATGAAACGCCACGGGGAGACGAGTTGACCGAAAATTTTGCTGAAGCCAGCGTTGACATAAGAAAGTTGAATGATAGCATTTATCCACGGAATGAAGCAGCCATTAACCAGCTTCGCATCAGGTTGGACAAATCTTACGGCCTGGAATTACTCAAAAACTACGACACTACTTCAACAGGTGCATACCATAACGATTCACTTTTTGAACGGACGTTTAAAGGCTATCAAATTGTACCCAGCCAGAAAGGAAACGCTTTGGTAAGAATCAATATTCTCGATACAAATACCAAACTGGCTATTTACTACAATTACCTCAAAAGAGATACTGCCGGCGGTGTCAGGGATACAGTGGTAAAATATTTCAATACCAATCAATACTCTAACAGAACAGGCAGCAGTAATAACATTAAGCATGACAGGAATGGCACCGACATCCCCAAATTCCTGCCTGCCAATAATGATAAAAGCGACAGTTTGCTTTTTGTTGATGCCAATCCCGGCATTTATACCAGGCTTCTGATGGATAGCCTTTCCGGTTTAAGCAACAGGATCATACACAGGGCAGAAATCATTATGGAACAGGTACCGGGCAACCCAGTGGAAGATGGGTGGTTAACCCCGCCGGCATTGTTCCTTACCCCAATCAGTTACGGGGGCGACAGCACACCAAGATTTGCATTGCCTTATGATGTTACCATCTCAAATGGTGTAATTGTTAACCAGGCTACATTTGGTTGCTACCCGCTCAAGAAAACGGATCCTGTTACACAGCAGAGTATTTATTACTATTCCTTCGATGTATCCAGGTATGTGCAAAATGTTATCAGCCGCGGCGACAGCACGTTCCCGCTGATACTTTATGCACCATCGAATGATTTTGTGTACCTGACAGAAAGTTCAATTTATACAGCATATACCGGTACTTCATCCGGTCCGCTTAATACCCCAGCCATCGGGCGGGTAAGATTAGGTGGTGGTAATCACTCTGCGCACCGTATGCGGCTACACATTGTTTACTCAGACATTCAGTAA